One Pochonia chlamydosporia 170 chromosome 5, whole genome shotgun sequence DNA segment encodes these proteins:
- a CDS encoding NAD dependent epimerase/dehydratase (similar to Beauveria bassiana ARSEF 2860 XP_008597154.1), with protein sequence MSPQDYRALSSRDVPMRVIVCGLHRTGTMSIRSALWQLGFHDCYHMASVRQSQHHAQLWIRALEAKYSGKGSFIKADWDALLGQSQACCDIPAALFSAELSEVYPEAKVIILNRDPEEWYESVLNSIYNLSILVTLGRIYCRIFDPQTYNMWQFNVVMRSQAMGFNHPKEREKAVSWFNAQYEEFRDRIPPERRIEYTIQEGWKPLCEHLGVPIPTVKDLTTGELVEAPFPRVNDRKAFALRRQRSQKRAISRANTNLLAGVGSITLAGSICYGVYFVWKALTARPGRI encoded by the coding sequence ATGTCCCCCCAAGACTACAGAGCTCTTTCGAGCCGTGATGTGCCAATGAGAGTAATTGTTTGCGGCCTTCATCGCACAGGAACTATGAGCATCCGCTCTGCGCTGTGGCAGCTGGGGTTTCATGACTGCTACCACATGGCATCCGTCCggcaaagccaacatcatgCCCAGCTCTGGATTCGGGCTTTGGAGGCAAAGTATTCCGGCAAAGGGTCCTTCATCAAAGCTGACTGGGATGCGCTTCTGGGTCAGTCACAAGCCTGTTGCGACATACCAGCAGCTCTCTTTTCCGCAGAGCTGTCAGAAGTTTATCCGGAGGCTAAGGTTATTATCCTCAACCGCGATCCTGAAGAATGGTACGAAAGCGTTCTCAACAGCATTTACAATCTCAGTATTCTGGTCACGCTCGGGCGGATTTACTGCCGCATCTTTGATCCACAAACATACAACATGTGGCAATTTAATGTTGTGATGCGAAGCCAGGCCATGGGGTTCAACCATCCgaaggagagggagaagGCTGTCTCCTGGTTCAACGCGCAGTACGAAGAGTTTCGTGACCGGATACCCCCTGAGCGACGCATTGAATATACAATtcaagaaggctggaaaCCTTTATGTGAGCACCTCGGTGTTCCAATCCCTACAGTGAAGGATCTCACGACGGGTGAATTGGTCGAGGCTCCTTTCCCTCGAGTCAATGACCGAAAAGCCTTCGCACTTCGCCGCCAGAGGAGCCAGAAACGGGCTATTTCTCgggccaacaccaacttgtTAGCGGGAGTTGGTAGCATTACACTCGCTGGGTCAATATGTTACGGCGTGTACTTCGTTTGGAAAGCATTGACGGCTAGACCTGGACGTATCTAG
- a CDS encoding cytochrome P450 (similar to Beauveria bassiana ARSEF 2860 XP_008601130.1): MLGLWVVFLFAFPCCIVAYLTFLPKSFPRNIPVAALWPQIYDTIRGLSRVDSYNRRIRPLIEKHGAVAFWRHGQWTVLVTKPAYLVQIFKKTDRTLSKAGHFHRRPGSTNARLFGENIFNCREDLHSTFSKILRPGILRPAPIASMKAKTQQLAMRLLRDQTSEHGGVGTCIRTAVWTWSISLYGEYFLDTELDSLEFTRSSVQQILRTLNCSVIGRFEFLFPLLRHLPWKPHILQRTGSQLRQLELDLLHEVEQRRKMPPSPYSADKVIYLLGRAKDETEISEFHYRSNHKQLFVAGHENVEAVLVSAMLQLAKHQDIQSRLRSAVTQEFPANYSVEDLDRLPLLLAVIYETLRLYPPLWTLTNRRSSEPFILEPDIIIPPNTLVGWHAYGIHTDPLEWGESAGQFNPLRWGANCAAINRTVRAKQTHGAYIPFGMHSRRCLGSGYALTLLKVALCELLRTIEWSLPSEYKMSFSNTPVMRPDDCGFVVRKTMC; encoded by the exons GATTCATACAACAGGCGAATTCGTCCGCTCATCGAGAAGCACGGCGCGGTGGCATTCTGGCGACATGGCCAGTGGACTGTCCTTGTTACCAAACCGGCATACCTGGTCCAAATATTCAAGAAAACCGATAGGACCTTGTCGAAAGCTGGGCATTTCCATAGACGACCAGGAAGTACAAACGCCAGGCTCTTCGGGGAGAACATCTTCAATTGCCGTGAAGACCTCCACTCTACCTTTTCCAAGATCCTGAGGCCAGGGATCTTGAGACCAGCACCAATTGCGTCCATGAAGGCTAAGACGCAACAGCTGGCAATGCGGTTATTGCGTGACCAGACATCGGAGCATGGTGGTGTCGGCACCTGCATTCGAACAGCGGTGTGGACTTGGTCCATCTCATTGTACGGGGAATATTTTTTAGACACAGAGCTTGATTCCCTAGAGTTTACCCGCTCAAGCGTTCAGCAGATATTACGAACACTCAACTGTAGCGTTATTGGACGATTCGAATTTCTCTTTCCACTTCTACGCCATTTGCCCTGGAAACCACACATCCTGCAACGGACTGGTTCACAGTTACGCCAGCTTGAGCTGGATTTGTTACATGAGGTCGAACAGCGAAGAAAGATGCCACCTTCGCCATATTCGGCAGATAAGGTCATCTATCTCTTAGGCAGGGCAAAAGATGAGACGGAAATCTCCGAGTTCCATTACCGTTCCAACCACAAACAGTTGTTTGTGGCTGGCCATGAGAATGTAGAGGCGGTATTAGTTTCGGCCATGTTGCAATTagcaaaacaccaagacatCCAGAGTCGCCTACGATCGGCTGTGACACAGGAGTTCCCTGCCAATTACTCTGTCGAGGACTTAGATCGGCTTccgttgttgctggccgtCATTTACGAGACTCTACGCCTTTATCCGCCGCTGTGGACTTTGACTAACCGTAGAAGCTCAGAGCCGTTCATCCTCGAGCCGGACATCATTATTCCTCCAAACACCCTAGTGGGTTGGCATGCATATGGCATTCACACCGATCCGCTTGAATGGGGAGAATCTGCAGGCCAATTTAACCCCCTTCGATGGGGTGCAAACTGCGCGGCGATTAACCGAACTGTGCGTGCAAAGCAGACACATGGAGCATATATACCTTTTGGAATGCATTCAAGACGATGCCTGGGCAGTGGCTACGCATTGACCTTGCTCAAAGTTGCTCTCTGCGAGCTTCTACGGACCATAGAATGGAGTCTTCCTTCGGAATACAAAATGAGCTTCAGCAAT ACTCCAGTAATGCGTCCAGATGACTGCGGCTTTGTTGTACGGAAGACAATGTGCTAA